The genomic interval gagaagaagagaaggaagagaaggagaaggccGAGATGAAGTGGGAGGTGATGGAAAGATGTTCTTATTGTCAGACACCATTGAGACTGACTAAGTAGTTTGGATCCTTTACtttaaaactaaacaacaaTATGAAATATACATCTGATTCAAAATGTATCTACAACAGGACAAAGTTCTGATTGAGCCGTCGGACCTTTTACCTccgtttgtttatttgtttataatcaggattatgcaaaaactacgaTGTGGAATGATGGAACACGGACAGCACCCATCACATCAGACTGAGCTCTTCATGTGGAGCAGCTCTATAGAGTGTGAGGCTCTAGTTGCTGCTGTTCCAGTGGGTTCACATTTcaacatggagaacatggagaacatggagaacatgaaACATCCCGTCCCCTCATCAGCACCACTCAGCCAGGTGCAGTGTCAGGTCTCTTCACTGCTGATTCCTTTCTCAAAGGACAAGTTCTAggtaaatattcacatttactcACCTGGCTGATGCGATTGAAGCCGTATTGCTTGAAGTTCTCATCATAAAGGGGCCCGACGTTGGGCCCTATGTAGAACGGCTCCCAGGGGTCCACCCAGGTGAGCGTGTAGGCAACTTCCAGGGTCCCTCGAACGTGGCTGTTGACCCAGCGAGAGTAGTTGGTGGGGGCCTGACAGCGAGAACACAGCTCTTCGTAGAACGGCCGGACCTCCCCGACCTGGTAGAGCTGCACCAGCTCTGGCTTGGTGGCGGGCATCTTCCTGGCGTGGCGGATCTCGAAAGCGGGTAACACAAAGACCTCGTCGCCCGCGGCCTCTCGACTGGAGATCATGGCCAAGAACTGCGGGTGCAGGTCGGTACTCGGCATCATGTCAATGTCAATGACCAGGATGTAGGAGGACTCGGTGCCACCTCGAGCGACATTACGAAGAAGGTTGTTGGGGTAGGACACGTTTCCGCTGATGGCGTAGTTCTTGAACTTGTCCCTGTGGGTCTCCAGTCGGCTGAAGACAGAGGCGCAGTCCTCCAGCCCTGCAAAGTGCTCATGGTCCTGCTCGGGGAAGCTGGCCATCTCTCCAGACAGGCAGACCAAGTGGAAGTCCACCAGGGCCTGGATCTGAGGGCAGAAGAAGCTGAGAGCATAAACCAGAGCTGTGGCAAACTTGACATCTTGCCCGTGTGCGAATATGGCCACAGAGAGCGGGTGGTGCCACCtctccagcagagagtccaggtGGTGCAGGTTGTTGATGGTCGTGTGTGTCGCTAGGGCCAGGACAACCGACCCTGGCTTCTGGTTCGTGGTGAAATCACTTTGAATCAGGTTCTTGTACACCCGGTACTGGCCGCTGTGGTCGAAGATCCCCCCGGTGGACAGGGAGAACCTCAGCCGCTCCTTGCGCGTGTTCTTCTCGGGGTGCGCGGTCTTCTTGGCCCCGGAGCTCCCGAACAGCTCGGAGAAGCGGTAGCGCTGCTGCTTCCCGTGGAACCGGGACAGGAAGGACAGGtacatgagctgcagcagcgccACGAGCAGCAGGGCGCCCAGCACCACTCTGAAGGCCGAGCACCGCTTCGACAGATGCATCCCAGAGAACCGGACGGCTCACCGCACGCGATGTGTGTGTCCGAGCCCCGCAGCTCACGCGCCCCGCATAGCTACCACGATGCTAGCGCCACCGCCCGCGAGGCTGGAGGCGCGGAGCGGAACACCCGGAGGAACATGGCGCTGCTCCACGCAGATTCACCCGGACACGGACCCAGCTGCTCGGATCCCCACGACACACGGTCGATGCCGCTCTGCTGCGACGGCGGCGCAGCTCGATGTGTAACAACCGTAATGTCTGGAGGAGAGGCGCCGGGGAATGTGACGCTGGAGCACCGCCAGATGGAGAGTGTGGAGTAGACGAGAAGGACATTTCACCAAGTCATCAAGTCACGCGAGAACAGTGATTTTACAGtgtatgatatatgatatatgatatatgatatataataatataatagtataataataataataataatatataagtgTACAGTTTA from Hippoglossus stenolepis isolate QCI-W04-F060 chromosome 23, HSTE1.2, whole genome shotgun sequence carries:
- the b4gat1 gene encoding beta-1,4-glucuronyltransferase 1 produces the protein MHLSKRCSAFRVVLGALLLVALLQLMYLSFLSRFHGKQQRYRFSELFGSSGAKKTAHPEKNTRKERLRFSLSTGGIFDHSGQYRVYKNLIQSDFTTNQKPGSVVLALATHTTINNLHHLDSLLERWHHPLSVAIFAHGQDVKFATALVYALSFFCPQIQALVDFHLVCLSGEMASFPEQDHEHFAGLEDCASVFSRLETHRDKFKNYAISGNVSYPNNLLRNVARGGTESSYILVIDIDMMPSTDLHPQFLAMISSREAAGDEVFVLPAFEIRHARKMPATKPELVQLYQVGEVRPFYEELCSRCQAPTNYSRWVNSHVRGTLEVAYTLTWVDPWEPFYIGPNVGPLYDENFKQYGFNRISQACELHVAGYRFSVLSSAFVVHRGFKIQGEFHARKDEENKRNRVLFRSFKEGLKTKYPSSTRRC